A region from the Leopardus geoffroyi isolate Oge1 chromosome E3, O.geoffroyi_Oge1_pat1.0, whole genome shotgun sequence genome encodes:
- the PRR35 gene encoding proline-rich protein 35 — translation MSREAGSCRLGPGARARARKPKKPHYIPRPWGKPYNYKCFQCPFTCLEKSHLYNHMKYSLCKDSLSLLLDSPDWACRRPPAAPRPRAATPDRPSGPTDTGGQPRGGGGGGGGGGGGGVRPPDAPPAPDPASPVLSLRRHVGGPKLGAEGSPAARDAPKGVGLGGLLAESWKPGPGGAPGGLAVVDAAAAGPESGVPCYPPPAPSEFPEAQSLHVSLLGVNCPLGPGLFSYLGPSLAAAAHMPFLASAGPLLPPASTFPSPQAPERPALVPRLYYPLLLEHTLGLPAGKAAPAKPPAAPKGPPGALAPGLLKVPVPGLGRPWPRGAPRDSGPEGELAPAAQSDPKRRLPLGSSLEPLRAPCSVVKFGSQSSLQTGPSAMLWPEDKEPSNPEPPGPMALLPQQPLDLVPGGPGHVGEDLTRALGDYARVEQRLGQLAPAGGLAPRPLREQLGKIRQELLTIHQALERAVRPPDAPLDLSVKRVPTKGLKGPVGPWGQRELGPTLAQGAPEPPSMLGPAPAEPFSGHTTKCEADSSVPPPGLPLQAPEDPVIPGSSWGARGGPVGSWPPEAVPSIQSPPGAEV, via the exons ATGTCCCGAGAGGCAGGCTCGTGCCGCCTGGGCCccggggcgcgggcgcgggccCGCAAGCCCAAGAAGCCGCACTACATCCCGCGGCCCTGGGGCAAGCCCTACAACTACAAGTGCTTCCAGTGCCCCTTCACCTGCCTGGAGAAGTCGCACCTCTACAACCACATGAAGTACAGCCTCTGCAAGGACTCGCTCTCGCTGCTGCTCGACTCCCCGGACTGGGCGTGCCGTCGCCCTCCGGCCGCGCCCCGGCCCCGCGCGGCCACCCCCGACCGCCCCTCGGGCCCCACAGACACGGGCGGCCAgccccgaggaggaggaggaggaggaggaggaggaggaggaggaggagtgcgGCCCCCTGATGCTCCCCCTGCGCCCGACCCGGCCTCCCCAGTCCTCTCCCTGCGCCGCCACGTCGGGGGCCCTAAGCTGGGGGCGGAGGGGTCCCCCGCGGCCCGGGATGCTCCGAAGGGTGTGGGCCTCGGCGGGCTCCTGGCTGAGTCCTGGAAGCCAGGGCCGGGCGGGGCTCCCGGGGGCCTGGCCGTAGTGGACGCGGCTGCAGCGGGCCCTGAGAGCGGGGTTCCCTGCtaccccccacccgcccccagtGAGTTCCCCGAGGCCCAGAGCCTCCACGTGTCCCTGCTGGGTGTCAACTGCCCTCTCGGGCCGGGTCTCTTCTCCTACCTGGGACCCTCCTTGGCCGCTGCGGCCCACATGCCCTTTCTGGCCTCGGCCGGCCCCCTGCTGCCTCCGGCTtccactttcccttccccacaAGCCCCCGAGCGCCCTGCCCTGGTCCCCCGCCTATACTACCCCCTGCTCCTGGAGCATACCCTGGGGCTGCCAGCAGGCAAGGCTGCCCCTGCCAAGCCCCCAGCAGCCCCAAAGGGGCCCCCTGGGGCTCTGGCCCCGGGGCTGCTGAAAGTGCCGGTGCCTGGGCTGGGCAGGCCCTGGCCCCGAGGAGCCCCTAGGGACTCAGGGCCGGAGGGGGAGCTGGCGCCGGCTGCCCAGAGCGACCCAAAGAGGAGGCTGCCCCTGGGAAGCAGTCTGGAGCCCCTGAGAGCCCCCTGTAGCGTGGTGAAGTTTGGTTCCCAGAGCAG CTTGCAGACTGGCCCCTCCGCGATGCTCTGGCCTGAGGACAAGGAGCCCAGCAACCCTGAGCCCCCAGGCCCCATGGccctcctgccccagcagccCCTGGACCTAGTGCCAGGTGGCCCCGGGCACGTGGGTGAGGACCTCACCCGCGCCCTGGGTGACTATGCCAGGGTGGAGCAGCGCCTGGGGCAGTTGGCGCCTGCCGGGGGCCTGGCCCCTCGGCCTCTGCGGGAGCAGCTGGGCAAGATTCGCCAGGAGCTGCTCACCATCCACCAGGCCCTGGAGCGGGCCGTTCGGCCGCCGGACGCACCCCTCGACCTCTCTGTGAAACGGGTGCCCACCAAGGGGCTCAAGGGGCCTGTGGGGCCCTGGGGGCAGCGGGAGCTGGGCCCCACGCTCGCCCAGGGGGCCCCCGAGCCACCCAGCATGCTGGGCCCTGCACCAGCTGAGCCTTTCTCTGGCCACACCACCAAGTGCGAGGCTGACTCCAGTGTCCCACCCCCGGGGCTCCCCCTTCAGGCCCCGGAGGACCCTGTCATTCCTGGTAGCAGTTGGGGTGCCCGAGGTGGGCCTGTGGGCTCCTGGCCCCCTGAGGCTGTCCCTAGCATTCAGAGCCCCCCTGGTGCTGAGGTCTGA
- the NHLRC4 gene encoding NHL-repeat-containing protein 4: MLGLEGPCWVGPGPDGGLAVSEEFGDVWLFGSACQPLGSLGVRKGHAFGNPAGVCTDVEGSVIVADEQGRRVTLFPRAREPVCLVSEGLGRPLGVACAPQGQLVVADAGDSYIEVCQYHSEPA, translated from the coding sequence ATGCTGGGTCTGGAGGGCCCGTGCTGGGTGGGCCCAGGGCCTGACGGGGGCCTCGCTGTGAGCGAAGAGTTTGGGGATGTGTGGCTGTTCGGCAGTGCCTGCCAGCCCCTGGGCTCCCTGGGGGTTCGGAAAGGGCATGCTTTTGGGAACCCAGCAGGCGTGTGCACCGATGTGGAGGGCAGTGTCATTGTGGCGGATGAGCAAGGGCGCCGCGTGACCCTCTTTCCTCGGGCCAGGGAGCCCGTCTGCCTGGTGTCTGAGGGGCTGGGGCGGCCCCTGGGTGTGGCCTGTGCCCCTCAGGGCCAGCTCGTGGTGGCAGACGCAGGGGACAGCTACATCGAGGTGTGCCAGTACCACTCGGAGCCAGCCTGA